From the Desulfovibrio sp. JY genome, one window contains:
- a CDS encoding acyltransferase, with protein sequence MANYFNACLSHIEDALGHIEAPEAVQEILAIMDAPPMELQAITHIRLYAETLPKAAEYPLTPALRHLHFLWDAFDKLPLCLVVSFSIPFRRLLARRLFGACGAAFTAEENLRFNFPQLLSVGDNVFFNRNVFLDTKGGVRIGNDVAVAEDVRVFTHSHDEASHITRSYKPVVIGDYAKIYSGAVLLPGVTIGRQAIVAAGALVTHDVPDNMVAAGRPATILRERRTEGHDGVGLDHIWLF encoded by the coding sequence ATGGCCAATTATTTCAATGCGTGCCTGTCCCATATCGAGGACGCCCTCGGCCATATCGAAGCGCCCGAAGCCGTCCAGGAAATTCTGGCCATCATGGACGCGCCGCCCATGGAGCTGCAGGCCATCACCCATATCCGGCTCTACGCCGAAACCCTGCCCAAGGCGGCCGAGTATCCGCTGACGCCGGCCCTGCGCCATCTGCATTTCCTCTGGGACGCCTTCGACAAGCTGCCGCTGTGCCTGGTGGTGTCGTTTTCCATCCCGTTTCGACGGCTTCTGGCCAGACGGCTTTTCGGGGCCTGCGGCGCGGCCTTCACGGCCGAGGAAAACCTGCGCTTCAATTTTCCCCAACTGCTGAGCGTCGGGGACAACGTGTTTTTTAACCGCAACGTCTTTCTGGACACCAAGGGCGGGGTGCGCATCGGCAACGATGTGGCCGTGGCCGAGGACGTGCGCGTTTTCACCCACAGCCACGACGAGGCCTCGCACATCACCAGGAGCTACAAGCCGGTGGTCATCGGCGACTACGCCAAGATCTATTCCGGCGCGGTGCTGCTGCCCGGCGTGACCATCGGCCGGCAGGCCATCGTCGCCGCCGGGGCGCTGGTGACTCACGACGTGCCGGACAACATGGTGGCCGCCGGACGGCCGGCGACGATCCTGCGGGAACGGCGCACCGAAGGCCACGACGGCGTCGGCCTCGACCATATTTGGTTGTTTTAG
- a CDS encoding B12-binding domain-containing radical SAM protein, with protein MAADNTSKKRLLLLNPPPNADVGAHLNLENLGLGYIAASIKRNLAKTHEAYIWDCSIVDPGMQHIETLLQDIRPDYIGFSLTSMNALPGMALADAIKRHRPESKIILGGILATSLTAEELADYHPDAIVRGEGEALIVDVLRQFDATGDMPLLEVAQKTALDVDALGWPSREMLPWQLQRHPQASISGSRGCPFHCSFCSIPRAGKINTWRPRDIEDVVEEILFLNKRYGVYHFYFVDDNFVITSAASYNRAARFAELILKKAPPIRFGFMCRSAAIEKNLFHLLKKAGLAGVFLGIESFSQPVLDRYKKRETVGEHLQAIETLNNLGITVNPGFIFFDQWTTKAEVDETIAVMQEIDFPALQSMNSKLTCYRGTLIEKNITPSDQKSRKPGIIPYEFKEKTTCALFETCCNLFYKQLPSIKAYCDYQILYYSLGYIFPYYLNTGHEDFFTKLYTKCTSFWKSGDFFILQAIRDNPSGTQNGSFLEAVKQHCTPYWEKGNEIAKSTLEYSTLYFIKQLATDSSQNAHIASLFFTLPRNKAHIEKLFNFYTSCPKQNHTILARLLAYCNTNNNDLQIITHDDNPDTILELLNSAVLTNNATMLQAIDKHLSSKISNGPCVTKAVNKAKHLFSLDYPEYIMEYGRSLDHVSA; from the coding sequence ATGGCGGCTGACAACACGTCCAAAAAACGCCTGCTTCTCCTGAACCCGCCCCCCAACGCCGATGTCGGCGCCCATCTCAATCTTGAAAACCTCGGCCTTGGCTATATTGCCGCTTCCATCAAAAGAAATCTCGCCAAGACGCATGAGGCGTACATATGGGACTGCTCCATCGTTGATCCCGGCATGCAGCACATCGAAACATTGCTGCAAGACATCCGACCGGATTACATCGGCTTCTCGCTGACCTCGATGAATGCCCTCCCCGGCATGGCCCTGGCGGACGCCATCAAAAGACACCGTCCCGAAAGCAAGATCATCCTCGGCGGCATCCTGGCCACCTCGCTGACCGCCGAGGAATTGGCGGATTATCATCCCGACGCCATTGTCCGTGGCGAAGGCGAGGCCCTCATTGTGGACGTCCTGCGCCAATTCGACGCCACAGGCGACATGCCGCTGCTCGAGGTCGCCCAGAAAACCGCTCTCGACGTCGACGCCCTCGGCTGGCCGTCCCGGGAAATGCTCCCCTGGCAACTGCAACGACACCCGCAGGCCAGCATTTCCGGTTCCCGAGGATGTCCCTTCCATTGCAGTTTTTGCAGCATCCCCCGGGCGGGGAAAATCAATACGTGGCGTCCGCGCGACATCGAGGATGTGGTCGAGGAAATTCTTTTTCTCAATAAGCGATACGGCGTCTATCACTTTTACTTCGTCGATGACAATTTCGTCATAACATCAGCAGCGTCCTACAACAGGGCCGCTCGCTTCGCGGAATTGATCCTCAAAAAAGCGCCTCCGATCCGCTTCGGCTTCATGTGCCGTTCGGCCGCAATCGAAAAAAATCTTTTCCATTTGCTCAAGAAAGCCGGTTTGGCAGGCGTGTTCCTGGGGATTGAATCCTTTTCCCAGCCCGTACTTGATCGCTACAAGAAGAGGGAGACAGTCGGCGAGCACCTGCAGGCCATAGAGACCCTCAACAACCTTGGTATAACCGTCAATCCCGGTTTTATTTTCTTTGACCAGTGGACGACCAAGGCCGAGGTCGATGAAACGATTGCCGTCATGCAAGAGATCGACTTTCCAGCCTTGCAATCCATGAACTCTAAACTGACGTGCTACAGAGGCACGCTCATCGAAAAGAACATAACGCCAAGCGATCAAAAATCAAGAAAACCGGGCATCATCCCTTATGAATTCAAAGAGAAGACAACTTGCGCGCTTTTTGAAACATGTTGCAATCTTTTCTACAAACAACTTCCCTCTATCAAGGCCTACTGCGACTATCAAATTCTGTATTATTCCCTCGGATATATCTTCCCATACTATTTAAATACCGGCCATGAAGATTTCTTTACGAAGCTATACACGAAGTGTACGTCTTTCTGGAAATCCGGAGACTTCTTTATTCTGCAAGCGATCAGGGACAACCCGTCCGGGACGCAAAACGGCTCGTTTCTCGAGGCCGTCAAGCAGCATTGCACTCCTTACTGGGAAAAGGGAAATGAAATAGCCAAAAGCACCCTGGAATATTCAACCTTGTATTTTATAAAACAACTCGCTACCGATTCTTCACAAAACGCACATATCGCCTCCCTGTTTTTCACTTTGCCGCGAAACAAGGCTCATATTGAGAAATTATTCAATTTTTATACATCCTGCCCAAAACAAAACCATACAATACTTGCCAGGTTGCTCGCATATTGCAATACGAATAACAACGACCTTCAAATCATTACGCACGACGATAATCCTGACACCATACTGGAACTGCTCAATTCCGCAGTGCTTACCAACAACGCCACAATGCTGCAGGCAATAGACAAACATCTGTCTTCAAAAATAAGCAACGGCCCGTGTGTCACCAAAGCAGTAAACAAGGCAAAGCATCTTTTCTCACTGGACTATCCTGAATATATTATGGAATATGGACGCTCCCTTGACCATGTTTCAGCCTAA
- a CDS encoding DUF5320 domain-containing protein, which translates to MPRGDRNGPMGQGSGTGRGAGFCGGADAPGFSCAPGRGGRQMDMGMGRGRMGGRGGVWCRGMGRGAGFAPGNVAGSDTDAEPQALLQQAQAMQANLDALNERLARLEKTADQD; encoded by the coding sequence ATGCCACGAGGTGATCGCAACGGTCCCATGGGGCAGGGTTCCGGCACGGGCCGGGGAGCCGGTTTTTGCGGCGGCGCGGACGCGCCGGGATTTTCCTGCGCGCCGGGTCGGGGCGGACGGCAGATGGATATGGGCATGGGTCGTGGTCGCATGGGCGGTCGCGGCGGCGTATGGTGTCGCGGCATGGGACGCGGGGCCGGCTTCGCGCCGGGCAACGTCGCCGGAAGCGACACGGACGCCGAGCCCCAGGCGCTTCTCCAACAGGCCCAGGCCATGCAGGCCAACCTCGACGCCTTAAACGAACGTCTGGCCCGATTGGAAAAGACGGCCGACCAGGATTAG
- a CDS encoding DUF134 domain-containing protein, protein MPRPRLRRCVSGIPKATYFKPQGAPLRDLPEIRLSVEGLEALRLADVEGLTTEVAATRMGVSRHTFGRVLAEARGNVARALTTGSALRIEGGDYALAEDACAAGDAADKDAP, encoded by the coding sequence ATGCCGCGTCCCCGTCTGCGCCGGTGCGTCTCCGGCATCCCCAAGGCCACGTATTTCAAACCGCAAGGCGCGCCCCTGCGGGACCTGCCGGAAATCCGCCTGTCCGTGGAAGGGCTCGAGGCCTTGCGTCTGGCCGATGTGGAAGGGCTGACCACCGAGGTGGCGGCGACGCGCATGGGCGTGTCCCGCCACACCTTCGGCCGGGTGCTGGCCGAAGCCAGGGGCAATGTGGCCCGGGCGCTGACCACCGGATCGGCGCTTCGCATCGAGGGCGGGGACTACGCCCTGGCCGAAGACGCCTGCGCCGCCGGGGACGCGGCCGACAAAGACGCTCCTTAA
- a CDS encoding HAMP domain-containing protein — protein MTSLLRARLSLRQKIVAILALYVLGIGAMGIISYEDLRTMEDKLEFMRLGHVIANTILEVRRYEKNYLLYGLPEDLAEDRRYLGESFKTLDALTAEASDLKVSSQLGALRTLLRDYRQALGALAISGGGQGGEAARKLREIGKELTEAADAVVEFELSRIHALIRLLGAQLLLAVSVSVALGVALPLLMFRKIFQPLGIIRSATQDIAAGRFKEIQVVNTNDEIEQVMEAINRMVAEIERRQDQLVQTKKLSSIGTLTAGVAHQLNNPLNNISTSSQIALDELETADPAFLRKLLGNILQETLRARDIVQGLLEFSRAREFSLRPVVLSELAGRTLRLVSSQGGSGVRLTSDVPDDLVIPADASRLQEALLNLLINGIQAVDGSGEVRLAARRDAAAGQAVITVSDTGPGIPKETKSRVFDPFYTTKEEGKGTGLGLSIVYGIVEKHAGTITVDSEPGQGAVFTIRLPLSEGASGRTDGPA, from the coding sequence ATGACCAGCCTCCTTCGCGCCCGCCTCAGTCTTCGGCAAAAAATCGTTGCCATTCTCGCTCTTTACGTGCTCGGCATCGGCGCCATGGGCATCATTTCCTACGAGGATCTGCGCACCATGGAGGACAAGCTCGAGTTTATGCGCCTGGGGCACGTCATTGCCAATACCATCCTCGAAGTGCGGCGCTACGAGAAGAACTATTTGCTCTACGGTCTGCCCGAGGATCTGGCCGAGGACCGGCGCTACCTGGGCGAGTCCTTCAAAACCCTGGATGCGCTCACGGCCGAGGCCAGCGATCTGAAGGTCTCCTCCCAGCTCGGCGCCTTGCGGACCTTGCTGCGCGACTACCGCCAGGCTCTGGGGGCTCTGGCCATCTCCGGGGGCGGGCAGGGCGGCGAGGCGGCGCGCAAGCTGCGTGAGATCGGCAAGGAACTCACCGAGGCCGCCGACGCGGTGGTGGAGTTCGAGCTCAGCCGCATCCATGCCCTGATCCGCCTGCTCGGGGCCCAGCTTCTCTTGGCCGTGTCCGTGTCCGTGGCCCTGGGCGTGGCCTTGCCGCTGCTCATGTTTCGCAAGATCTTCCAGCCGCTCGGCATCATCCGCTCCGCCACCCAGGACATCGCGGCCGGGCGGTTCAAGGAAATCCAGGTGGTCAACACCAACGACGAGATCGAGCAGGTCATGGAGGCCATAAACCGCATGGTGGCCGAGATCGAGCGCCGCCAGGATCAGCTCGTGCAGACCAAGAAGCTCTCGTCCATCGGCACCCTGACCGCCGGCGTGGCCCACCAGCTCAACAATCCGCTCAACAACATCTCGACGTCCAGCCAGATCGCCCTGGACGAGCTGGAAACCGCCGATCCCGCATTTTTGCGCAAGCTGCTCGGCAACATCCTCCAGGAGACACTGCGGGCGCGGGACATCGTGCAGGGGCTGCTCGAATTTTCCCGGGCCCGGGAATTCTCCCTGCGCCCGGTGGTCCTGTCCGAGCTTGCCGGCCGGACCCTGCGGCTGGTGTCCAGCCAGGGCGGTTCGGGCGTGCGGTTGACGAGCGACGTGCCGGACGACCTCGTCATCCCGGCCGACGCCTCGCGGCTTCAGGAAGCGCTTCTCAACCTGCTCATAAACGGCATCCAGGCCGTGGACGGCAGCGGCGAGGTGCGCCTGGCCGCCCGGCGCGACGCGGCTGCCGGCCAAGCCGTCATCACCGTTTCCGACACCGGCCCCGGCATCCCGAAGGAGACCAAGAGCCGCGTCTTCGATCCTTTTTACACCACCAAGGAGGAAGGCAAGGGCACGGGGCTCGGGCTGTCCATCGTCTACGGCATCGTGGAAAAGCATGCCGGCACCATCACCGTGGACAGCGAGCCGGGCCAGGGCGCGGTGTTCACCATCCGCCTGCCCCTGTCCGAGGGCGCTTCCGGCCGGACGGACGGCCCGGCATGA
- a CDS encoding sigma-54 dependent transcriptional regulator has protein sequence MKRARVLVVDDEPIARENLVHILTKAGHRASAAEDGREALALLAGEPFDLVLTDLRMPGMDGMELLTAIKRRAPETEVIVVTGHAAVETAVTAMRLGAFTYVSKPIHVEEVLAQIAKALEKTAMRRELTRLRQNADPASGLSRLIGGSDSMEALRQSIIQVARLECNVLITGETGTGKELVARTIHDLSPRSKGRFMAVNCGAFSEELISNELFGHEREAFTGAGARRKGLIEAAAGGTLFLDEIGELPLSMQVKLLRVLQERTFLRVGGTEEAPMDARVLSATNKDLKKESDTGAFRQDLFYRLDVITVHVPPLSERREDIPELARHFLAKHAAASGRNVQLSPEVLDKLLLYEYPGNVRELENIVQKALAVSEGEVIESAHLLADLRDERIRPTRGARRDWPSLEEHEKSYIRDVLEEVEGNKSKAARILGIDRVSLWRKVKRYGLE, from the coding sequence ATGAAGCGCGCCCGCGTGCTGGTAGTGGACGACGAGCCCATCGCCCGGGAAAACCTCGTCCACATCCTGACCAAGGCCGGGCACCGGGCCAGCGCCGCCGAGGATGGCCGCGAGGCCTTGGCCCTTCTGGCCGGGGAGCCCTTCGACCTGGTGCTGACCGACCTGCGCATGCCGGGCATGGACGGCATGGAGCTATTGACCGCCATCAAGCGCCGCGCCCCCGAGACCGAGGTCATTGTGGTCACGGGCCATGCCGCCGTGGAAACGGCGGTGACCGCCATGCGCCTGGGGGCCTTTACCTACGTTTCCAAGCCCATCCACGTGGAGGAGGTGCTGGCCCAGATCGCCAAGGCCCTGGAAAAAACCGCCATGCGCCGGGAGCTGACGCGGCTGCGCCAAAACGCCGATCCGGCCTCGGGGCTTTCGCGGCTCATCGGCGGCAGCGATTCCATGGAGGCCCTGCGCCAGTCCATCATCCAGGTGGCGCGGCTGGAATGCAACGTGCTCATCACCGGCGAGACCGGCACCGGCAAGGAGCTGGTCGCCCGCACCATCCACGACCTGAGCCCCCGGTCCAAGGGGCGGTTCATGGCCGTCAACTGCGGCGCGTTTTCCGAGGAGCTCATCAGCAACGAACTGTTCGGCCACGAGCGCGAGGCCTTTACCGGGGCCGGGGCCCGGCGCAAGGGGCTCATCGAGGCCGCGGCCGGGGGAACGCTCTTTCTCGACGAGATCGGCGAGCTGCCGCTTTCCATGCAGGTCAAGCTCTTGCGCGTGCTCCAGGAGCGCACGTTCCTGCGCGTGGGCGGCACCGAGGAAGCGCCCATGGACGCCCGGGTGCTCTCGGCCACCAACAAGGACCTCAAGAAGGAATCGGATACCGGGGCCTTCCGCCAGGACCTCTTCTACCGCCTCGACGTCATTACCGTGCACGTGCCGCCCCTGTCCGAACGCCGCGAGGACATCCCGGAGCTGGCCCGACATTTCCTGGCCAAGCACGCCGCCGCTTCCGGGCGCAACGTCCAGCTTTCGCCCGAGGTTCTCGACAAGCTCCTGCTCTATGAATACCCCGGCAACGTGCGCGAACTGGAAAACATCGTGCAAAAGGCCCTGGCCGTGAGCGAGGGCGAAGTCATCGAATCCGCCCATCTGCTGGCCGATCTGCGCGACGAGCGCATCCGCCCCACGCGCGGGGCGCGCCGCGACTGGCCGAGCCTGGAGGAACACGAGAAAAGCTACATCCGCGACGTGCTCGAGGAGGTGGAGGGCAACAAGTCCAAGGCCGCCCGCATCCTCGGCATCGACCGGGTGTCGCTGTGGCGCAAGGTCAAGCGCTACGGGCTGGAGTAG
- a CDS encoding methyl-accepting chemotaxis protein yields the protein MSLQLRLTIGTIIGFLLVVLVASGVSYWRLSDLADEAGGTLARAQADLGPSANSAVRDDLRVLSGRLNALPGKTATVSALASLLAAVLLAALFLWSIGRSLMRPLERLAGYARSVGAGKTAPLTDDGRFIGRLGLLKESLEAMVRVMEERLALAKAKAAEVEAAAAAERASREANRAGKKDETRRMGMLAAGETLEGVADSIKKATADLRGEAKEVSLGAEEQKTCIDDTAASVSVMVDSTVAVAKSAEMAADAAEQARNQATDGATVVDDSVAAIGEVSTLTKELTTNMAELGRQAESIGQVMTVITDIADQTNLLALNAAIEAARAGEAGRGFAVVADEVRKLAEKTMTATREVGQVIKAIQKGTFDNIRHMDQASEAVTKATALAGQSRAALGEIVRLSGDAATQVASIAGASDEQVAASERIQNAIDRVRELSGRTTDGMVRSAGTIEALGGEIEELIKLNGVFKLIGQGTAQDVVEGLAATTDMTGLAQAAMERRMRDALSQNAFLELLYATDAQGIQITENIAPAGFPASASGSVKGKNWSARPWFTEVIKKKDTSISAIYVSEASGEYCLTISTPIFADERIVGVLGADIKVFG from the coding sequence ATGTCATTGCAGCTGCGCCTGACCATCGGCACGATCATCGGTTTTCTCCTGGTGGTGCTGGTGGCAAGCGGCGTATCCTACTGGCGCCTTTCCGACCTGGCCGACGAGGCCGGGGGCACCCTTGCCCGGGCCCAGGCCGACCTTGGACCGAGCGCCAATTCCGCCGTGCGCGACGACCTGCGCGTCCTGTCCGGACGTCTTAACGCCCTGCCGGGGAAAACCGCCACGGTTTCCGCCCTGGCTTCCCTCCTTGCCGCCGTCCTTCTGGCGGCTCTTTTTTTATGGAGCATAGGCCGCTCCCTCATGCGGCCCCTGGAACGGCTGGCCGGCTATGCCCGAAGCGTGGGCGCGGGCAAGACCGCGCCCCTGACCGACGACGGCCGGTTCATCGGCCGCCTGGGCCTGCTCAAGGAAAGCCTGGAGGCCATGGTCCGGGTCATGGAGGAACGGCTGGCCCTGGCCAAGGCCAAGGCCGCCGAGGTCGAAGCCGCCGCCGCGGCCGAGCGGGCCTCGCGCGAGGCGAACCGGGCGGGCAAGAAGGACGAGACCCGGCGCATGGGCATGCTGGCCGCCGGCGAGACCCTGGAAGGCGTGGCCGACTCCATCAAGAAAGCCACGGCCGACCTGCGCGGCGAGGCCAAGGAAGTCAGCCTCGGGGCCGAGGAGCAAAAAACCTGCATCGACGACACGGCCGCTTCGGTGTCGGTCATGGTCGACTCCACCGTGGCCGTGGCCAAAAGCGCCGAGATGGCCGCCGACGCCGCCGAGCAGGCCCGCAACCAGGCCACGGACGGGGCCACCGTGGTGGACGATTCCGTGGCCGCCATCGGCGAGGTCAGCACGCTGACCAAGGAGCTCACGACCAACATGGCCGAGCTTGGCCGGCAAGCCGAGTCCATCGGGCAGGTCATGACCGTCATCACCGACATCGCCGACCAGACCAACCTGCTGGCCCTAAACGCCGCCATCGAGGCGGCCCGGGCCGGCGAGGCCGGACGTGGCTTTGCCGTGGTCGCCGACGAGGTCAGAAAGCTGGCCGAAAAGACCATGACCGCGACCCGCGAGGTGGGGCAGGTCATAAAGGCCATCCAGAAAGGCACCTTCGACAACATCCGCCACATGGACCAGGCCTCCGAGGCCGTCACCAAGGCCACGGCCCTGGCCGGCCAGTCCCGGGCGGCGCTTGGCGAAATCGTGCGCCTCTCCGGCGACGCCGCCACCCAGGTCGCCTCCATCGCCGGCGCCTCGGACGAGCAGGTCGCGGCCAGCGAACGCATCCAGAACGCCATCGACCGGGTGCGCGAACTGTCCGGACGCACCACCGACGGCATGGTCCGCTCGGCCGGCACCATCGAGGCGCTTGGCGGCGAGATCGAGGAACTCATCAAATTAAACGGGGTGTTCAAGCTCATCGGCCAGGGCACGGCCCAGGACGTGGTGGAAGGGCTGGCCGCGACCACGGACATGACCGGACTCGCCCAGGCAGCCATGGAACGGCGTATGCGCGACGCCCTGTCGCAAAACGCCTTCCTGGAGCTGCTCTACGCCACCGATGCCCAAGGCATCCAGATCACGGAGAATATCGCCCCGGCCGGCTTCCCGGCCAGCGCCTCGGGCTCGGTCAAGGGCAAAAACTGGTCGGCCCGGCCCTGGTTCACCGAGGTCATAAAGAAAAAGGACACGTCCATCTCGGCCATCTACGTGTCCGAGGCCTCGGGCGAGTACTGCCTGACCATCTCCACGCCCATCTTTGCCGACGAACGCATCGTCGGGGTGCTTGGCGCGGACATCAAGGTGTTCGGCTAG
- the metG gene encoding methionine--tRNA ligase, with protein sequence MNRFFITTPIYYVNAKPHLGHAYTTIVVDALARFHALLGEEVFFLTGTDEHGDKIAEAATKAGQTPKEYADAISGLFSSLWPKLGITPKRFIRTTDTDHKEAVKKALQLVYDKGDIYFGEYGGHYCKGCERFLTEKELVDGLCPDHKVKPEYIAEKNYFFRMSKYQGALLTHIKANPDFIRPRQYRNEVVSLLESGALEDLCISRPKSRLTWGIELPFDDNFVTYVWFDALMNYLTAIGWPDDPDFSKWWDVAEHVVAKDILKPHAVFWPTMLLAMGLPLYKRLNVHGYWLVRDTKMSKSLGNVVEPLAMAEHAGLSGMRYFLLREMVFGSDASFSDEALIGRFNADLANDLGNLANRSLAMTHKYFGGTVPEADAPQAADTELARLGREAMANFVQLFGAAQFSRALEALWELVRGLNKYIDAMAPWTLFKEGDTKRLGTVMAMVLGGLRQVAVCLLPVMPEAAEKLLTQLGQETAGLNLAKEAEAFAPLAAGTTVAATSNLFPRMEAPAKADEPAPKPKAAKDKAKAAKAAKAPAAKPEPEAEVAFEDFAKLDLRVATVLTAAPVPGADRLYAVTVDVGEAEPRPVVAGLAEYFPAEDLVGRQVVLVANLKPRKLRGTVSHGMILAVKHADGMALLTPSAPVAPGGRVS encoded by the coding sequence GTGAACCGCTTTTTCATCACCACCCCCATATATTACGTCAACGCCAAGCCGCACCTCGGCCATGCCTACACCACCATCGTGGTCGATGCCCTGGCCCGCTTCCACGCCCTTCTGGGCGAGGAGGTCTTTTTCCTCACCGGCACCGACGAGCACGGCGACAAGATCGCCGAGGCGGCCACAAAGGCCGGCCAGACGCCCAAGGAATACGCCGACGCCATAAGCGGCCTTTTCAGCTCGCTTTGGCCGAAGCTCGGCATCACCCCCAAACGCTTCATCCGCACCACCGACACCGATCACAAGGAAGCGGTGAAAAAGGCCCTGCAGCTCGTCTACGACAAGGGCGACATCTATTTCGGCGAGTACGGCGGCCATTACTGCAAGGGTTGCGAGCGCTTCCTGACCGAAAAGGAGCTGGTGGACGGGCTGTGCCCGGACCACAAGGTCAAGCCCGAATACATCGCGGAGAAAAACTACTTCTTCCGCATGTCCAAATACCAGGGCGCGCTTCTTACGCACATCAAGGCCAATCCGGATTTCATCCGCCCCCGCCAGTACCGAAACGAAGTGGTGAGCCTGCTCGAGTCCGGGGCCCTGGAGGACCTGTGCATCTCCCGGCCCAAGTCGCGCCTGACCTGGGGCATCGAGCTGCCCTTTGACGACAACTTCGTCACCTACGTCTGGTTCGACGCGCTCATGAACTACCTGACGGCTATCGGCTGGCCCGATGACCCGGATTTCTCCAAATGGTGGGACGTGGCCGAACACGTGGTGGCCAAGGATATCCTGAAGCCCCACGCCGTGTTCTGGCCGACCATGCTGCTGGCCATGGGGCTGCCGCTGTATAAGCGCTTAAACGTCCATGGCTACTGGCTGGTGCGCGACACCAAGATGTCCAAGTCGCTCGGCAACGTGGTCGAGCCGCTGGCCATGGCCGAGCACGCCGGCCTGTCCGGCATGCGCTATTTTCTTTTGCGCGAGATGGTCTTCGGCTCGGACGCGAGCTTTTCCGACGAGGCGCTCATCGGCCGGTTCAACGCCGATCTGGCCAACGACCTCGGCAACCTGGCCAACCGCTCCCTGGCCATGACGCACAAGTACTTCGGCGGCACGGTGCCCGAAGCCGACGCGCCCCAGGCCGCGGATACGGAGCTTGCCCGCCTGGGCCGCGAGGCCATGGCCAATTTCGTGCAGCTTTTCGGCGCGGCCCAGTTTTCCCGGGCTCTCGAAGCGCTGTGGGAACTGGTGCGGGGACTCAACAAATACATCGACGCCATGGCTCCATGGACGCTTTTCAAGGAAGGCGACACCAAACGCCTGGGCACGGTCATGGCCATGGTCCTCGGCGGCCTGCGCCAGGTGGCCGTGTGCCTGCTGCCGGTCATGCCCGAAGCGGCCGAGAAGCTCCTGACCCAGCTCGGCCAGGAGACCGCCGGCTTAAACCTCGCCAAAGAGGCCGAGGCCTTCGCGCCGCTCGCCGCCGGCACCACCGTCGCCGCCACCTCCAACCTCTTCCCCCGCATGGAAGCCCCGGCCAAGGCGGACGAACCCGCGCCCAAGCCCAAGGCCGCCAAAGACAAGGCCAAGGCGGCCAAAGCGGCCAAGGCCCCGGCCGCCAAGCCCGAACCCGAGGCGGAAGTGGCGTTCGAGGATTTCGCCAAGCTCGATCTGCGCGTGGCCACGGTGCTGACGGCCGCCCCGGTGCCCGGGGCCGACCGGCTCTATGCCGTGACCGTGGACGTGGGCGAGGCCGAACCCCGGCCCGTGGTGGCCGGGCTGGCCGAATACTTTCCGGCCGAGGACCTCGTCGGCCGTCAGGTGGTGCTGGTGGCCAACCTCAAGCCGCGAAAGCTGCGTGGCACTGTCTCCCATGGCATGATTCTGGCCGTCAAACACGCGGACGGCATGGCCCTTTTGACGCCGTCCGCCCCGGTCGCCCCAGGCGGACGCGTTTCGTAA
- a CDS encoding nucleotide-binding protein — MIGKVDSVLRENSIQFERRDIQHGVQFRFPDGAILNVFDTGKTHWAGKPTSTKEKIEKLISPDRSCPVEIVSGHDVHIPNKKVFIVYGHDTDAREQLELLLRRLQLEPVVLQNLPAAGETVIEKLESNSDVHYACVLLTPDDQGHAISKPDEIRHRARQNVVLELGMFLASLGRKRVAILHKGDIELPSDISGLLYIRFSNRIDEIKERIAAELQEAGFTINIKDLLS; from the coding sequence ATGATTGGAAAAGTTGACTCCGTGTTACGGGAGAATAGTATCCAGTTTGAACGAAGAGATATCCAACACGGCGTTCAATTTCGTTTCCCTGATGGAGCCATACTAAATGTTTTCGATACTGGGAAAACACATTGGGCAGGAAAGCCAACGTCAACGAAAGAAAAAATAGAGAAACTAATTTCTCCAGACCGGTCTTGCCCTGTAGAAATAGTCTCAGGTCATGATGTTCATATACCAAATAAAAAAGTTTTTATTGTTTACGGACATGACACGGATGCCCGTGAACAGCTAGAACTATTGCTTAGGCGTTTACAACTGGAGCCTGTCGTTCTTCAGAACTTGCCAGCTGCCGGTGAAACAGTCATTGAAAAGCTTGAAAGCAATTCTGATGTCCATTACGCTTGTGTGTTGCTTACCCCAGACGATCAAGGACACGCTATTAGCAAGCCTGACGAAATACGGCATCGCGCACGACAAAATGTTGTATTAGAGCTCGGCATGTTTTTAGCTAGTCTCGGTCGCAAGCGCGTAGCAATTTTACACAAAGGCGACATTGAGCTTCCCTCAGACATCAGTGGTCTTCTCTATATTCGGTTTAGCAATAGGATTGACGAAATTAAGGAACGGATCGCTGCAGAACTTCAAGAGGCTGGATTTACGATTAATATCAAGGATCTCCTTAGTTAA